In Tsuneonella dongtanensis, a single window of DNA contains:
- a CDS encoding SPOR domain-containing protein, translated as MVKRPNRPRSRAAAAFLATLPFALVSMPLAAQSYAVVQPVPSPASGELSSALQRLARNPTDFDALVAAGRASLALDDVDAAIGFFSRAEVVRAGDARVKAGLATANLKSGRPIEAIELFEQAASSGAQAATIAADRGLAYDLVGDNTSAQTHYKLALAQARDDEVLRRLALSQAIAGDVKGFEATLLPLLQRRDLAAYRARAFGLAIMGKEDEAISIVEAVMPRDMADRMAPYLRYMPRLTRAQQAAAANLGNFPRAAQIGRDDPRFAQYSGAANAAPTGAADSRLAPQGEPLGPRTRVGRREERRQQAAARESRSNPPVRVARVDPPRSANAPETLTAEERRAAARVSPPAPPPPPPPPPPSAPRIELPPVQEAPRPVVVASLPAATAAPGFELSRVSAAQAGQAQAGQAQAGQAPPPVTIVPVPREAAPASAPETLSLEEAFSDIGSASTARAPATGAVDITAIKPKREVAAPPPPPPPPPPPPKPKAPSRIWVQVATGKDMKALAFDWRRFEKKAPALLGKREAYTAKWGVSQRLLTGPIDSARTANKLVADLKAAGIDAFTFTSEVGEEVSPLK; from the coding sequence ATGGTGAAACGACCGAACCGACCCCGTAGCCGCGCTGCGGCCGCTTTCCTCGCGACCCTGCCGTTCGCGCTGGTCTCGATGCCGCTGGCGGCGCAGAGCTACGCTGTCGTTCAGCCGGTGCCGAGCCCGGCTTCGGGAGAGCTCAGCTCCGCCCTTCAGCGACTGGCGCGCAATCCGACAGATTTCGACGCGCTCGTGGCGGCCGGACGGGCCTCGCTGGCCCTCGACGATGTCGATGCCGCGATCGGATTCTTCAGTCGCGCCGAAGTGGTCCGGGCCGGCGATGCGCGGGTCAAGGCGGGTCTCGCGACAGCCAACCTGAAGTCGGGGCGGCCGATCGAGGCGATCGAGCTGTTCGAACAGGCGGCCTCCTCGGGCGCGCAAGCGGCGACGATCGCCGCCGATCGCGGCCTCGCGTACGATCTCGTCGGCGACAACACCTCGGCCCAGACGCATTACAAGCTCGCGTTGGCGCAGGCGCGCGATGACGAGGTGCTCCGGCGGCTCGCGCTGAGCCAGGCGATCGCCGGCGACGTGAAGGGCTTCGAAGCGACGCTGCTGCCGCTGCTCCAGCGACGGGACCTCGCCGCCTATCGTGCGCGCGCCTTCGGACTCGCGATCATGGGCAAGGAGGACGAGGCGATCTCGATCGTCGAGGCGGTCATGCCGCGCGACATGGCCGATCGCATGGCGCCGTACCTTCGATACATGCCCCGCCTCACCCGCGCGCAGCAGGCGGCCGCGGCCAACCTGGGCAACTTCCCGCGCGCCGCGCAGATCGGGCGCGACGATCCGCGTTTTGCTCAGTATTCGGGCGCTGCAAACGCGGCGCCGACAGGGGCCGCGGACAGCCGCCTCGCGCCGCAGGGAGAGCCGCTGGGTCCGCGGACCCGCGTGGGCCGCCGGGAAGAACGGCGCCAGCAGGCCGCCGCCCGAGAGAGCAGATCCAATCCGCCTGTCCGTGTCGCACGAGTCGATCCGCCGCGAAGCGCTAACGCACCCGAAACGCTGACGGCGGAAGAGCGGCGTGCAGCGGCGCGCGTCTCGCCGCCGGCGCCGCCGCCGCCACCGCCGCCACCGCCGCCCTCGGCACCGCGAATCGAATTGCCGCCGGTGCAGGAAGCGCCGCGGCCCGTGGTTGTCGCGAGCTTGCCGGCGGCCACGGCCGCGCCCGGCTTCGAACTCAGTCGCGTGAGCGCCGCCCAGGCGGGACAAGCACAAGCGGGACAGGCTCAGGCAGGGCAGGCACCACCGCCGGTGACGATCGTCCCGGTGCCGCGCGAAGCTGCCCCGGCAAGCGCGCCGGAAACGCTGTCGCTGGAAGAGGCCTTTTCCGACATCGGCTCCGCCAGCACGGCCCGGGCCCCGGCCACCGGTGCGGTCGACATCACCGCGATCAAGCCCAAGCGCGAGGTGGCCGCGCCGCCGCCTCCGCCACCGCCGCCGCCTCCGCCGCCTAAACCCAAGGCGCCGAGCCGCATCTGGGTCCAGGTCGCGACGGGCAAGGACATGAAGGCGCTCGCCTTCGACTGGCGCAGGTTCGAAAAGAAGGCGCCGGCGCTGCTCGGCAAGCGCGAGGCCTATACCGCCAAGTGGGGTGTCTCGCAGCGGCTGCTGACCGGCCCGATCGATTCGGCGCGGACCGCCAACAAGCTCGTCGCGGACCTCAAGGCAGCCGGGATCGACGCGTTCACCTTCACCAGCGAGGTCGGCGAGGAAGTCTCTCCGCTAAAGTAG
- a CDS encoding YbjN domain-containing protein has product MRTGHDDYQSEAEDAAPVDMLAALFEARGWPHEVVSADEISAEIQGSWTSYQVRAIWRAEDNVLQLLCLPDIRVSDDKRRAAHELLALVNEQLWLGHFDVWSQGGMVVYRHGLLLGDEGLLGLGQAQGLIETAVDECDRFYPAFQFVLWGDKSAQDALASAMVDAAGEA; this is encoded by the coding sequence ATGAGGACCGGGCACGACGATTACCAGTCGGAGGCCGAGGACGCTGCGCCGGTCGACATGCTTGCGGCCCTGTTCGAGGCGCGCGGCTGGCCGCACGAGGTCGTCTCGGCCGACGAGATTTCGGCCGAGATCCAGGGCAGCTGGACCAGCTACCAGGTCCGGGCCATCTGGCGCGCGGAAGACAACGTGCTGCAATTGCTGTGCTTGCCCGACATTCGCGTGTCCGACGACAAGCGGCGGGCGGCGCACGAACTGCTCGCCCTGGTCAACGAACAGCTATGGCTCGGCCACTTCGATGTGTGGTCGCAGGGCGGCATGGTCGTCTATCGCCACGGTCTGCTGCTCGGCGACGAGGGGCTGCTGGGGCTCGGCCAGGCCCAGGGCCTGATCGAGACCGCGGTCGACGAATGCGACCGTTTTTATCCGGCCTTCCAGTTCGTTTTGTGGGGCGACAAGAGCGCGCAGGATGCGCTCGCCAGCGCGATGGTGGACGCAGCGGGCGAAGCATAG
- a CDS encoding pyrroline-5-carboxylate reductase family protein, translating into MVDRILIAGYGAMTGAMVDGWLASGVPASAITAFDPFEKPVPPGVTFVTDVPSGPFDAIVLGFKPQSIAEAAPPIEPLAGPETTVISVLAGVELASLSGHFPRAGAVVRLMPNLAAALGKSPNALVAGPIDPVARDKVTDLAARLGSAEWLADENLADLVMALAGSGPGFVYRFIDALAAGATRLGLDAAQAQRLAVAMVEGAGALAAASPLSPGELARKVASPGGMTQKGLDVLDEGEALTRLVCETLRAARDRGREMAAAARGDG; encoded by the coding sequence ATGGTCGATCGTATACTTATCGCCGGATATGGCGCCATGACCGGCGCGATGGTCGACGGCTGGCTCGCCTCGGGTGTTCCCGCGAGCGCGATCACGGCTTTCGACCCGTTCGAGAAGCCGGTGCCGCCGGGCGTGACCTTCGTCACCGACGTCCCTTCAGGGCCGTTCGACGCGATCGTGCTCGGCTTCAAGCCGCAGTCCATTGCCGAGGCTGCGCCGCCGATCGAGCCGCTTGCGGGTCCCGAAACGACCGTGATCTCGGTCCTCGCAGGAGTCGAGCTCGCCAGCCTGTCGGGCCATTTCCCGCGTGCAGGCGCCGTCGTACGGCTGATGCCCAACCTCGCCGCCGCACTCGGCAAGTCGCCCAACGCGCTGGTCGCGGGCCCGATCGATCCCGTGGCCAGGGACAAGGTGACCGACCTCGCCGCTCGCCTCGGAAGCGCCGAGTGGCTGGCGGACGAGAACCTCGCCGATCTCGTGATGGCGCTGGCCGGATCGGGTCCGGGTTTCGTCTATCGCTTCATCGATGCGCTGGCCGCAGGCGCGACTCGCCTTGGCCTCGATGCGGCGCAGGCGCAGCGGCTGGCCGTGGCGATGGTCGAGGGTGCCGGTGCGCTCGCCGCCGCCTCGCCGTTGTCGCCGGGTGAACTCGCGCGCAAGGTCGCGAGCCCGGGCGGCATGACCCAGAAGGGGCTCGACGTGCTGGACGAGGGTGAGGCCCTTACCCGGCTGGTGTGCGAAACCTTGCGCGCGGCGCGCGATCGAGGCCGTGAAATGGCCGCAGCCGCACGCGGCGATGGTTAA
- a CDS encoding Bax inhibitor-1/YccA family protein, which produces MAEFNDPRTTTTSFGSVPRAGGQVVFDAGLRKHMLAIYNYMTSGVLLTGIVALLTYNSGLAVNFARGPLMWLVALSPLAIVMAMSFGANRFSKATLQMMFWGFATLMGLSMSTIFLVFTGGSIAVTFFATAAAFAGLSLYGYTTQKSLSGWGSFLIMGVVGLIVASIANIFLKSPALMYAISFIGVLIFAGLTAYDTQRLKNEYAVLRGTEFAGKAIILGALSLYLDFINMFQFLLSFMGNRE; this is translated from the coding sequence ATGGCTGAATTCAACGATCCCCGCACGACGACCACCAGCTTCGGCTCGGTGCCGCGCGCCGGTGGGCAGGTCGTGTTCGACGCGGGTCTGCGCAAGCACATGCTCGCGATCTACAACTATATGACCAGCGGCGTGCTGCTGACCGGCATCGTCGCGTTGCTGACGTACAATTCCGGCCTCGCGGTCAATTTCGCGCGCGGACCGCTGATGTGGCTCGTCGCGCTGTCGCCGCTGGCGATCGTGATGGCGATGAGCTTCGGTGCCAACCGCTTCAGCAAGGCGACCCTTCAGATGATGTTCTGGGGCTTCGCAACGCTGATGGGCCTTTCGATGTCGACAATCTTCCTGGTCTTCACCGGGGGGTCGATCGCAGTGACGTTCTTCGCGACGGCTGCGGCGTTCGCGGGGCTGAGCCTTTATGGCTACACCACGCAGAAGAGCCTGAGCGGCTGGGGCAGCTTCCTGATCATGGGCGTCGTCGGCCTGATCGTCGCCTCAATCGCGAACATCTTCCTGAAGAGCCCGGCGCTGATGTACGCGATCAGCTTCATCGGCGTGCTGATCTTCGCGGGCCTTACCGCCTACGACACGCAGCGCCTGAAGAACGAGTACGCAGTGCTCCGCGGGACCGAGTTCGCCGGCAAGGCGATCATCCTCGGCGCGCTGTCGCTGTACCTCGACTTCATCAACATGTTCCAGTTCCTGCTGAGCTTCATGGGCAACCGCGAATAG
- the obgE gene encoding GTPase ObgE, protein MHFLDQAKIYIKSGAGGPGAVSFRREKYIEYGGPDGGNGGKGGDVVFEAVQGLNTLIDFRYTQHFKAARGGHGMGKDRTGASAPDLVIEVPVGTQILSEDKEEVLADFTEVGQRVTLLEGGMGGRGNASYKTSTNRAPRQHQPGIASQEMWVWLRLKLLADVGLVGLPNAGKSTFINQVSNAQAKVGAYAFTTLVPKLGVVRHRGREFVLADIPGLIEGAAEGAGIGDRFLGHIERCRVLIHLIDISGVDPAEALRIVEDELSAYGEGLDEKPRLIALNKVDLADAELVEGFAKELRAAGADAVFPISGATGEGIEALLDAALSYLPDRTATETKGSEVEDVAEDGGEWSPI, encoded by the coding sequence ATGCACTTTCTCGACCAGGCCAAGATCTACATCAAGTCCGGCGCGGGCGGTCCCGGGGCCGTGTCGTTCCGCCGCGAGAAGTACATCGAGTACGGCGGACCCGACGGCGGCAACGGCGGCAAGGGCGGGGACGTGGTGTTCGAGGCGGTGCAGGGCCTCAATACCCTCATCGACTTCCGCTATACCCAGCATTTCAAGGCCGCGCGTGGCGGGCACGGGATGGGCAAGGACCGCACGGGCGCCAGCGCGCCCGATCTCGTGATCGAGGTTCCGGTCGGCACGCAGATCCTGTCCGAGGACAAGGAAGAGGTGCTCGCCGACTTCACCGAGGTCGGCCAGCGCGTGACTTTGCTCGAAGGCGGCATGGGCGGTCGCGGCAACGCCAGCTACAAGACCAGCACGAACCGCGCTCCGCGCCAGCACCAGCCGGGCATCGCTTCGCAGGAAATGTGGGTCTGGCTGCGGCTGAAGTTGCTCGCCGACGTGGGCCTCGTCGGGCTGCCGAACGCGGGCAAGAGCACCTTCATCAACCAGGTCTCGAACGCGCAGGCGAAAGTCGGCGCCTATGCCTTCACCACGCTCGTTCCCAAGTTGGGCGTCGTTCGCCATCGGGGGCGCGAATTCGTGCTCGCCGACATCCCCGGGCTGATCGAGGGAGCCGCCGAAGGCGCGGGAATCGGCGATCGCTTCCTGGGGCATATCGAGCGCTGCCGGGTGCTGATCCACCTGATCGACATTTCCGGGGTCGATCCCGCCGAGGCCCTGCGGATCGTCGAGGACGAGCTCTCCGCCTACGGGGAAGGGCTGGACGAGAAGCCACGCCTGATCGCGCTCAACAAGGTCGATCTCGCCGATGCCGAACTTGTCGAAGGGTTCGCGAAGGAATTGCGCGCGGCGGGCGCCGACGCGGTCTTCCCGATATCCGGCGCGACCGGCGAGGGGATCGAGGCGCTGCTGGATGCGGCGCTGTCCTATCTTCCCGATCGCACGGCAACCGAGACCAAGGGCTCGGAGGTCGAGGACGTCGCCGAGGACGGCGGAGAATGGTCGCCGATCTAG
- the proB gene encoding glutamate 5-kinase produces the protein MTVSALSQLVDPAACPRLVLKVGSALLVERGGSMRRAWLEALVGEIAEARARGQQVVVVSSGAIALGAARLGLAGGGRANLADAQAAAAVGQIALAGAWAELLEARGLVAAQLLLTLDDLEDRRRYLNASSTIARLLDQGAVPVINENDSVATAEIRFGDNDRLAARVAQAAGGDAVVLLSDVDGLFDRDPKDPAAELVREVQGIDEAVRAMATGGSGSGMGSGGMVSKLEAAEIAGRAGIALAIVNGTRERPLATAIDADSGTVFLPQRRDGGRKVWLGGRIAPAGVLTVDAGCADALGSGSSLLAAGVVGVDGEFARGDLVTIHSAKGDRLAQGLVEYTAAECRAIAGRKAGEQAALLGYAPRAAVVHRDHMVLL, from the coding sequence ATGACCGTTTCCGCGCTCTCCCAGCTCGTCGACCCAGCGGCCTGTCCGCGCCTTGTCCTCAAGGTCGGTTCCGCGCTGCTCGTCGAACGCGGTGGCAGCATGCGGCGGGCATGGCTCGAAGCGCTCGTCGGTGAGATTGCAGAAGCGCGCGCGCGGGGGCAGCAGGTCGTGGTCGTAAGCTCGGGCGCGATTGCTCTCGGCGCGGCCCGGCTGGGGCTTGCCGGAGGCGGCCGGGCCAACCTTGCCGACGCGCAGGCGGCCGCGGCCGTCGGCCAGATCGCCCTGGCGGGGGCCTGGGCGGAGCTGCTGGAAGCCCGGGGGCTGGTAGCAGCGCAGCTGCTCCTCACGCTCGACGATCTCGAGGACCGCCGGCGATACCTCAATGCGTCGTCGACGATTGCGCGGCTGCTCGACCAGGGCGCCGTACCGGTCATCAACGAGAACGACAGCGTGGCCACGGCCGAGATCCGTTTCGGCGATAACGACCGCTTGGCCGCGCGCGTGGCGCAGGCCGCGGGGGGCGATGCCGTCGTCCTGCTCAGCGACGTCGACGGCCTGTTCGACCGGGACCCCAAGGACCCCGCTGCAGAGCTGGTGCGCGAAGTGCAGGGCATCGACGAGGCGGTGCGCGCGATGGCGACCGGGGGGTCCGGCTCCGGCATGGGCTCGGGCGGGATGGTGTCTAAGCTCGAGGCCGCCGAAATCGCCGGACGTGCGGGCATCGCGCTCGCGATCGTCAACGGCACCCGCGAACGTCCGCTCGCGACCGCGATCGACGCGGACAGCGGCACGGTGTTCCTGCCCCAGCGCCGCGACGGCGGACGCAAGGTCTGGCTCGGTGGTCGCATCGCGCCTGCCGGGGTGCTGACGGTCGACGCTGGCTGCGCCGATGCGCTCGGTTCGGGATCGAGCCTGCTGGCCGCGGGTGTCGTCGGGGTGGATGGCGAGTTCGCGCGCGGCGACCTCGTCACGATCCACTCGGCCAAGGGCGACCGGCTGGCGCAGGGTCTCGTCGAATACACCGCGGCCGAATGCCGCGCGATCGCCGGACGCAAGGCGGGCGAGCAGGCCGCGCTTCTCGGCTACGCGCCGCGCGCCGCTGTCGTGCACCGCGACCACATGGTTCTGCTGTGA
- a CDS encoding NAD-dependent epimerase/dehydratase family protein, whose translation MTGALVALTGATGFVGKATLAALARSGMQVRALARTVPADRAGAEWMQGDLSDTAALARLVEGAEAVIHVAGLTTAPDAAAFEAANVAGTLNVLKAAADAGVRRFVCVSSLAAREPSLSAYGASKERAERLVASSGLDWTVVRPPGVYGPWDRDYLEIFKLAKKGIVPVPPPGRSSLIHVQDLAELLVTLLPGGEDVTHAVFEPDDGHAGGWTHRELARIIGWAVGRRPWVVHLSRPLLEHASRADRLVRRSRARLTKDRVGYMTHPDWVARPEFHVPPTLWKPRIPTREGLRATARWYREKGWL comes from the coding sequence GTGACCGGGGCGCTCGTCGCGCTGACCGGCGCCACGGGGTTCGTCGGCAAGGCCACGCTGGCCGCTCTGGCGCGCTCGGGAATGCAGGTGCGGGCGTTGGCGCGTACGGTGCCGGCCGATCGCGCCGGCGCTGAATGGATGCAGGGCGACCTGTCCGATACCGCGGCCCTTGCAAGGCTGGTGGAGGGGGCCGAGGCCGTGATCCACGTTGCCGGCCTGACGACCGCGCCAGACGCCGCCGCGTTCGAGGCCGCCAACGTGGCCGGCACGCTCAACGTCCTGAAGGCGGCAGCGGACGCCGGTGTGCGCCGCTTCGTCTGCGTGTCGTCGCTTGCCGCGCGCGAACCCTCGCTGTCGGCCTATGGCGCTTCCAAGGAGCGTGCGGAGCGGCTGGTGGCATCGAGCGGGCTGGACTGGACAGTCGTGCGTCCGCCCGGCGTATACGGCCCGTGGGACCGCGACTACCTCGAGATATTCAAGCTGGCGAAAAAGGGGATCGTACCCGTGCCGCCGCCGGGGCGCAGCTCGCTGATCCACGTGCAGGACCTCGCCGAACTGCTCGTCACCCTGCTGCCGGGCGGCGAGGACGTGACCCACGCGGTGTTCGAGCCCGACGACGGCCACGCGGGAGGGTGGACCCACCGTGAACTGGCACGGATCATCGGCTGGGCGGTCGGGCGGAGGCCTTGGGTCGTGCACCTGTCGCGGCCGCTGCTCGAACATGCCTCGCGCGCCGACCGGCTGGTCCGCCGGTCACGCGCGCGGCTGACGAAGGACCGGGTCGGCTACATGACCCATCCCGACTGGGTCGCACGCCCGGAATTCCACGTGCCCCCAACCCTCTGGAAACCGCGCATTCCGACGCGCGAAGGCCTGCGTGCGACGGCGCGGTGGTACCGCGAGAAGGGCTGGCTCTAG
- a CDS encoding phosphoadenylyl-sulfate reductase, producing MADLGVPRIVDRIDSAPRFTTDDAERLNSEFAGADTAELLKAVLAQRVAGRVALVSSFGAESAVLLHLAAQVAPDTPVLFLDTGKHFPETLAYRDDLVARLGLTNLVVLAPDEAELRARDESGLRWSYDPDGCCELRKVRPLAAALARFDASLTGRKAFQSSTRANLPRFEIDLSDTAGRLKINPLIDWQAADIAAYIAAHDLPAHPLVAAGFPSIGCSPCTSKVAPGEDPRAGRWKGWDKTECGIHTPVQRGPDGELPPGYEPFL from the coding sequence ATGGCTGATCTCGGGGTGCCTCGGATCGTCGACCGGATCGACAGCGCCCCACGCTTCACGACGGATGACGCCGAGCGCCTCAATTCGGAATTCGCGGGTGCCGATACGGCCGAGTTGTTGAAGGCTGTCCTCGCGCAAAGGGTGGCCGGACGCGTCGCGCTCGTCTCAAGCTTCGGCGCCGAGAGCGCGGTCCTGCTCCATCTCGCCGCGCAGGTCGCGCCCGATACGCCGGTGCTGTTCCTCGACACCGGCAAGCACTTCCCGGAAACGCTCGCCTACCGCGACGATCTCGTTGCCCGGCTCGGCCTGACCAACCTCGTCGTCCTGGCGCCGGATGAGGCCGAATTGCGCGCGCGCGACGAAAGCGGGCTGCGCTGGTCGTACGATCCCGACGGCTGCTGCGAACTGCGCAAGGTCCGCCCGCTTGCCGCTGCCCTTGCGCGGTTCGATGCCTCGCTCACAGGCCGCAAGGCGTTCCAGTCGAGCACCCGCGCGAACCTGCCGCGGTTCGAGATCGATCTGTCGGACACCGCTGGACGGCTCAAGATCAACCCGCTGATCGACTGGCAGGCCGCCGACATCGCTGCCTATATCGCAGCCCACGATCTGCCGGCGCATCCGCTCGTTGCCGCAGGCTTCCCGTCGATCGGCTGCTCGCCCTGCACCAGCAAGGTCGCGCCCGGCGAAGACCCGCGCGCGGGGCGCTGGAAAGGCTGGGACAAGACCGAATGCGGCATCCACACGCCCGTCCAGCGCGGGCCCGATGGCGAGCTGCCGCCCGGGTACGAGCCCTTCCTCTAG
- a CDS encoding DUF934 domain-containing protein, whose product MADFKAHPLRLRDDEPVDHPAVTVDSYLDQTNAAAVRIEPGDDARALIPHLASLRLIEVNFPAFTDGRGYSAARILREAGYEGELRAVGDVLVDQLAAMRRCGFDAFEPDKPLDPADAEAALSRWDNVYQAAADGRTPIWALRHG is encoded by the coding sequence ATGGCTGATTTCAAGGCCCATCCGCTGCGCCTGCGCGACGACGAGCCGGTCGATCACCCGGCGGTCACCGTCGATTCCTACCTCGACCAGACCAATGCCGCCGCCGTGCGGATCGAGCCGGGCGACGACGCACGTGCGTTGATCCCGCACCTTGCATCGCTGCGGCTGATCGAGGTGAACTTCCCCGCATTCACCGACGGCCGCGGCTATTCCGCCGCGCGCATCCTGCGCGAGGCAGGATACGAGGGTGAGCTGCGCGCCGTGGGCGACGTTCTCGTCGACCAGCTCGCCGCGATGCGCCGCTGCGGGTTCGACGCCTTCGAACCCGACAAGCCGCTGGACCCCGCCGACGCGGAGGCGGCGCTTTCTCGTTGGGACAACGTCTACCAGGCCGCCGCCGACGGCCGCACGCCGATCTGGGCGCTGCGGCATGGCTGA
- a CDS encoding nitrite/sulfite reductase, with product MYKYDQWDQQMVDTRVAEFRDQVSRRLAGKITEDQFKPLRLQNGLYLQLHAYMLRVAIPYGTLDSRQMRALADIAERYDRGYGHFTTRQNIQYNWIKLEETPDLLADLAAVEMHAIQTSGNCIRNISSDHFAGAAADEVVDPRPYAELLRQWSSFHPEFITLPRKFKIAVIASKTDRAAMKLHDIGIRIVKNDAGEIGAEFWVGGGMGRTPMIAPCINPFVPIEHLVTYSEACLRVYNRHGRRDNKYKARIKILVHELGADEYRRQVEEEFAHLLTQGIEPPLAELERIEAYFADPAFDANAPDALDRSDPDFALWVDTNTVVHKAPGYVAAVISLKPVGGNPGDATADQMRLMADLAQQYSFDELRVTHTQNIVLPHVRKADLHALWTALDEAGLGTANLDMAGDIIACPGLDYCSLANARSIPVAQKLSERLAPQSAELGELKIKISGCINACGHHHAGHIGILGVDRKGVENYQLLFGGSEADDTSLAKIVGPGFDEAGIVDAVETATGVYLARRTEGERFLDTYRRIGIEPFKEALYG from the coding sequence ATGTACAAGTACGACCAATGGGACCAGCAGATGGTCGACACCCGCGTCGCGGAATTCCGCGACCAGGTCTCGCGCCGCCTCGCCGGCAAGATCACCGAGGACCAGTTCAAGCCGCTGCGGCTGCAGAACGGCCTCTATCTGCAGCTTCATGCCTACATGCTGCGGGTCGCCATTCCCTATGGCACCCTCGATAGCCGCCAGATGCGCGCGCTCGCCGATATCGCCGAGCGGTACGATCGCGGCTACGGCCACTTCACCACCCGGCAGAACATCCAGTACAACTGGATCAAGCTGGAAGAGACGCCCGACCTGCTCGCCGATCTGGCGGCGGTCGAGATGCATGCGATCCAGACAAGCGGCAACTGCATCCGCAACATCAGTTCGGATCATTTTGCGGGCGCCGCGGCGGACGAGGTCGTCGATCCAAGGCCTTACGCGGAACTGCTCAGACAGTGGTCGAGCTTCCACCCGGAGTTCATCACGCTTCCGCGCAAGTTCAAGATCGCGGTCATCGCGTCGAAAACCGACCGCGCCGCGATGAAGCTGCACGACATCGGCATCCGGATCGTGAAGAACGATGCGGGCGAGATCGGCGCCGAATTCTGGGTCGGCGGCGGCATGGGACGCACCCCCATGATCGCGCCCTGCATCAACCCGTTCGTGCCGATCGAGCACCTGGTGACTTATTCCGAGGCCTGCCTGCGCGTCTACAATCGCCACGGGCGGCGCGACAACAAGTACAAGGCGCGGATCAAGATCCTCGTCCACGAGCTGGGTGCCGACGAATATCGCCGCCAGGTCGAGGAGGAGTTCGCGCATCTCCTGACACAGGGCATCGAGCCGCCGCTCGCCGAGCTCGAGCGGATCGAGGCGTACTTCGCCGATCCCGCCTTCGACGCCAATGCACCCGACGCGCTCGACCGCTCGGATCCGGACTTCGCGCTGTGGGTCGATACCAACACAGTGGTCCACAAGGCACCGGGATACGTCGCGGCGGTCATCAGCCTCAAGCCGGTCGGCGGCAATCCCGGGGATGCGACGGCAGACCAAATGCGGCTGATGGCGGACCTTGCGCAGCAGTACTCGTTCGACGAGCTGCGAGTGACCCACACGCAGAACATCGTCCTGCCGCACGTGCGCAAGGCCGATCTCCACGCACTGTGGACCGCGCTCGACGAAGCAGGCCTCGGCACCGCGAACCTCGACATGGCGGGCGACATCATCGCCTGCCCCGGCCTCGACTATTGCAGCCTCGCCAACGCCCGCTCGATCCCGGTCGCGCAGAAGCTCAGCGAGCGGCTCGCACCGCAGTCGGCGGAACTGGGCGAGCTCAAGATCAAGATCTCGGGCTGCATCAACGCCTGCGGCCACCACCACGCGGGCCACATCGGCATCCTCGGCGTCGACCGGAAGGGGGTGGAGAACTACCAGCTCCTGTTCGGCGGCAGCGAGGCCGACGACACTTCGCTCGCCAAGATCGTCGGGCCAGGGTTCGACGAGGCGGGCATCGTCGACGCGGTCGAGACCGCGACCGGCGTGTACCTCGCCCGGCGCACTGAGGGCGAACGCTTCCTCGACACCTATCGCCGCATCGGCATCGAGCCGTTCAAGGAGGCGCTCTATGGCTGA
- a CDS encoding DUF2849 domain-containing protein: MKILTGNDLKSGAVTWWTGYDWSLHVEDAVDAGPEAEAIAAREEAARRVNAPYVIEGTRDENGVRPAHIKDRIRALGPTVRPDLTLKPADPKAGNWVI; the protein is encoded by the coding sequence ATGAAGATCCTGACCGGAAACGACCTCAAGAGCGGCGCGGTCACCTGGTGGACCGGGTACGACTGGTCGCTCCATGTCGAGGACGCGGTGGATGCCGGGCCCGAGGCCGAGGCCATCGCCGCGCGCGAGGAAGCAGCGCGCCGGGTCAACGCGCCTTACGTGATCGAGGGCACGCGCGACGAAAATGGCGTGCGCCCGGCGCACATCAAGGATCGCATCCGCGCGCTCGGCCCGACCGTTCGCCCCGACCTGACCCTCAAGCCCGCCGACCCGAAGGCCGGCAACTGGGTGATCTGA